The Haloplanus salinarum genome includes a region encoding these proteins:
- a CDS encoding energy-coupling factor ABC transporter ATP-binding protein: protein MHDVDFSVYPDEVVALVGGNGAGKSTLLEHLNATLVPDDGELVVDGTPITEDNKAHARREVGFVFQDADTQLVAPTVLDDVMFGLQNYGVPGDEARERAREALATVDAGHLEDRIPHYLSGGEKRLVGLAGVLVLEPSVVVLDEPLAGLDPERSQLVADRIKQIHEDGISVVLSTHDLEFAAEVADRVCVMADGNVVGSGTPKAVFYDDALLADANLHPPSAVRVARDAGLGATEQPVTEADLVALLTEADTLGPTQTPSPDGRGHD from the coding sequence ATGCACGACGTCGACTTCTCGGTGTACCCCGACGAAGTCGTCGCCTTAGTCGGTGGCAACGGTGCCGGGAAGTCGACGCTCCTCGAACACCTGAACGCGACGCTCGTTCCCGACGACGGCGAACTCGTCGTCGACGGCACGCCGATCACCGAAGACAACAAGGCACACGCGCGGCGGGAAGTCGGGTTCGTCTTCCAGGACGCCGATACGCAACTCGTCGCGCCCACGGTCCTCGATGACGTGATGTTCGGCCTCCAGAACTACGGCGTCCCCGGTGACGAAGCGAGAGAACGCGCTCGTGAGGCGCTCGCGACTGTCGACGCGGGCCACCTCGAAGACCGGATTCCTCACTATCTGAGCGGTGGCGAGAAACGCCTCGTCGGCCTCGCCGGCGTGCTCGTCCTCGAACCGAGCGTGGTCGTGCTGGACGAACCGCTCGCAGGGCTCGACCCCGAGCGGTCCCAACTGGTCGCCGACCGGATCAAGCAGATTCACGAGGACGGTATCAGCGTCGTCCTGTCGACGCACGACCTCGAATTTGCCGCTGAAGTCGCAGACCGAGTCTGCGTGATGGCCGACGGCAACGTCGTCGGAAGTGGAACGCCCAAAGCGGTGTTCTACGACGACGCGCTGTTGGCGGACGCGAACCTTCACCCGCCGAGTGCGGTCCGTGTGGCTCGCGATGCAGGGCTGGGGGCGACCGAACAGCCGGTGACGGAAGCGGATCTGGTGGCGCTCCTCACAGAAGCCGACACCCTGGGACCCACACAGACACCCTCTCCAGATGGGCGCGGACACGACTGA
- a CDS encoding DUF1405 domain-containing protein: MGADTTERLPRYLAPLPRRIEIVALQYAWVIVAINLAGTAFGFWYYIPQFQLEPVVAWPVVPDSPTATLFIACSLALYKLGRSNEYLNVLAFFGCIKLGLWTPYVLTVFADAFLATVTPPSQVVPLLGRELASNAMYAFLFVSHLGMVVQAFLIHRYSDFPGRAILVAVIWYGFNDLVDYFVPIVGTPHHTLLPVEPIVNGTVQHVSPAHEIAAAGAVALTILATVVAVLTRREKQGIRVGTDSAPGSQ; this comes from the coding sequence ATGGGCGCGGACACGACTGAGCGCCTCCCTCGGTATCTCGCGCCACTTCCTCGGCGGATCGAGATCGTTGCCCTGCAGTACGCGTGGGTAATCGTCGCGATCAACCTCGCGGGAACGGCATTCGGCTTCTGGTACTACATCCCCCAGTTCCAACTCGAACCGGTCGTCGCGTGGCCGGTTGTCCCGGATAGTCCGACGGCTACGCTGTTCATCGCCTGCTCGCTGGCGCTGTACAAACTCGGCCGGTCGAACGAGTACCTGAACGTGTTGGCGTTTTTCGGTTGTATCAAGCTCGGCCTCTGGACGCCGTACGTCCTGACGGTGTTCGCAGACGCGTTTCTCGCGACGGTCACGCCACCATCGCAGGTCGTTCCACTACTCGGACGAGAACTCGCCTCGAACGCGATGTACGCGTTCCTGTTCGTCTCACACCTGGGGATGGTCGTCCAGGCGTTCCTCATCCATCGCTACAGTGACTTTCCGGGTCGAGCGATTCTCGTTGCCGTGATCTGGTACGGATTCAACGACCTCGTCGACTACTTCGTCCCGATTGTCGGGACACCGCATCACACCCTGTTGCCGGTCGAACCGATTGTGAACGGCACCGTCCAGCACGTCTCCCCGGCACACGAGATTGCAGCTGCGGGTGCTGTTGCGCTGACGATACTGGCGACAGTGGTTGCAGTTCTGACTCGCAGAGAGAAACAGGGTATCCGGGTGGGAACCGATTCAGCGCCCGGCAGCCAGTAA
- a CDS encoding energy-coupling factor ABC transporter permease, protein MHTPDGFLHPWMAGAFLLIAGAVLAVAAMRARDSLTEYRIQLFAVVAAAVFAGQMLNWPIPGGTSAHFVGGAFAAIVLGPHLGALAVALVVAVQALVFGDGGALALGANIWNMAIVQAYVGYAVYVTLADRNELLAIVASGWIGITAAAASAGLQLGVSPGFTGEFIAVVAIMTGGHFILGIGEGVLTLAGVRLLDRAGVESEQLQPEGIRA, encoded by the coding sequence ATGCACACACCAGATGGATTCTTACACCCGTGGATGGCAGGCGCGTTCCTCCTGATCGCCGGCGCGGTATTGGCCGTGGCCGCAATGCGAGCACGTGACTCGCTAACCGAGTATCGGATTCAATTGTTCGCCGTCGTCGCCGCAGCCGTGTTCGCCGGACAGATGCTCAACTGGCCGATCCCCGGCGGAACGAGTGCGCACTTCGTCGGCGGTGCGTTCGCCGCGATCGTACTCGGCCCTCACCTGGGGGCACTCGCCGTCGCTCTCGTTGTCGCCGTTCAGGCGCTCGTCTTCGGTGACGGCGGCGCGCTCGCACTCGGAGCCAACATCTGGAATATGGCTATCGTCCAAGCGTATGTCGGGTACGCAGTCTACGTAACACTCGCAGATCGCAACGAACTGCTGGCAATCGTGGCCAGCGGGTGGATCGGAATCACCGCTGCTGCTGCATCTGCCGGCCTCCAACTTGGCGTCTCACCTGGGTTCACCGGTGAGTTCATCGCGGTCGTCGCCATCATGACCGGTGGGCACTTCATCCTCGGTATCGGTGAAGGTGTACTCACCCTCGCAGGAGTGCGGCTTCTCGACCGCGCCGGCGTCGAATCCGAACAGCTCCAACCGGAGGGTATCCGCGCATGA
- a CDS encoding CopG family ribbon-helix-helix protein, translating to MRTSFNIPDDLLSEFDETWQAEGLDSRSRGVREAMQEYIEAHTRLEDIEGDVVVIIAFDYEHEAVIEEIHDVQHQFQDVITTTNHIHEGEWCLETLFCSGPAPRVRDLTYRLRDFDAVSRVKLMLLAEH from the coding sequence ATGCGCACAAGTTTCAACATCCCCGACGACCTCCTCTCCGAGTTCGATGAAACGTGGCAGGCAGAGGGATTAGATTCGCGTTCGCGTGGCGTCCGCGAAGCGATGCAGGAGTATATCGAGGCCCACACCAGACTGGAGGACATCGAAGGCGACGTCGTCGTTATCATCGCTTTCGATTACGAACACGAAGCGGTCATCGAAGAGATTCACGACGTACAACATCAGTTTCAGGACGTCATCACGACCACGAATCATATCCATGAAGGAGAATGGTGTCTCGAGACACTCTTCTGCAGCGGACCGGCACCGCGTGTCCGGGACCTCACGTATCGCTTGCGCGATTTCGATGCGGTGAGTCGGGTCAAACTGATGCTCCTCGCTGAGCACTGA
- a CDS encoding YgaP family membrane protein codes for MDINVGATDKSVRTTVGAVAGVLSLAVLAGQLAAPALASPVLGVVALIMLGTAATRSCPVYSVLGMSTCPRNAGP; via the coding sequence ATGGATATCAATGTCGGAGCCACTGATAAATCAGTGCGGACAACAGTCGGTGCAGTCGCCGGAGTGCTTTCCCTGGCGGTCCTCGCCGGGCAGCTCGCCGCGCCAGCTCTTGCCTCACCGGTGCTCGGTGTCGTCGCGCTCATCATGCTTGGAACGGCCGCGACTCGCTCCTGTCCAGTCTACTCCGTCCTGGGCATGAGTACGTGCCCGCGAAACGCTGGGCCGTAG
- a CDS encoding CopG family ribbon-helix-helix protein has product MSVVSISMPEALLERIDEFADEHGYSGRSEVVREGTRTLLEEFQGRTIDGQKHMCTVSVVFEYCQPAVQQRLTGVRHEYDAIVSATTHAHVQDQYCMELYVLEGTTEALSDFVNTVRAVPDVRAVDYSLTSLGEDSIEQRIES; this is encoded by the coding sequence ATGAGCGTCGTTAGCATTTCGATGCCCGAGGCGTTACTGGAACGCATCGACGAGTTCGCCGACGAACACGGGTACAGTGGCCGAAGCGAGGTCGTCCGCGAAGGCACACGGACGCTACTCGAAGAGTTTCAGGGGCGAACTATCGACGGACAGAAGCATATGTGTACAGTATCAGTGGTCTTCGAGTACTGTCAACCTGCCGTCCAGCAGCGTCTCACGGGAGTACGCCACGAGTACGATGCTATCGTCTCCGCGACTACTCATGCACACGTCCAGGACCAGTACTGTATGGAGTTGTACGTCCTGGAGGGGACCACGGAGGCCCTATCCGACTTCGTCAACACCGTCCGGGCAGTGCCGGATGTCCGGGCAGTAGATTACTCGCTCACCTCACTCGGCGAAGATTCCATTGAACAGCGCATCGAGTCGTGA
- a CDS encoding GTP-binding protein — protein sequence MPFNNDPIPVTILSGSLGAGKTTTLNHILSSEQELNAAILVNDMGEVNVDADLVERESDLTQNDDEIIEMSNGCICCRLRGDMLDEVGRLAEERDFEYLLVESSGISEPIPVAQTFARGFEDAEFDPTGVYELDTMVSVVDAHSFWQGFDSGQVLTDDEMEPQGNRVPEEALMDQIEFCDVLLLNKCDLVPDDELEEMEAVLKTLQPRAKIIRTEHGAVDPEEILNTGRFDFEAASQSAGWKRELQEGHHHESAADEHGVTSFVFDADRPFHPERIARLFADLPDGIVRAKGFFWSAGREDIAMGLDKAGQSVRAGPKGTWIATLPKAQQERYFAARPGIKEDWDDQWGDRGSELVFIGREFDQETLIERLEDCVLSDAEMAEDWNEYSDPFTADEQRELALADD from the coding sequence ATGCCGTTCAACAACGACCCGATCCCGGTGACAATTCTCAGCGGAAGCCTCGGTGCCGGCAAGACGACGACGCTCAACCACATTCTCAGTAGCGAGCAGGAACTGAACGCTGCCATCTTAGTCAACGATATGGGCGAAGTGAACGTCGACGCCGACCTCGTCGAACGCGAGTCGGATCTCACCCAGAACGACGACGAGATCATCGAGATGTCGAACGGGTGTATCTGCTGTCGGCTCCGTGGCGACATGCTCGACGAAGTGGGACGATTGGCCGAAGAGCGAGACTTCGAATACCTCCTCGTGGAATCGTCTGGAATCAGTGAACCGATTCCGGTCGCTCAGACGTTCGCCCGCGGATTCGAGGACGCGGAGTTCGACCCTACGGGCGTCTACGAACTCGACACGATGGTCAGTGTCGTCGACGCACACAGCTTCTGGCAGGGTTTCGACTCCGGACAGGTGCTCACTGACGATGAAATGGAGCCGCAGGGAAATCGTGTCCCCGAGGAAGCCCTCATGGACCAGATCGAGTTCTGCGACGTTCTCCTGTTGAACAAGTGCGACCTCGTTCCGGACGACGAACTCGAGGAGATGGAGGCCGTCCTGAAGACGCTCCAGCCGCGAGCGAAGATCATCCGGACCGAACACGGCGCCGTCGATCCCGAGGAGATCCTGAACACGGGTCGATTCGACTTCGAGGCGGCAAGCCAGTCCGCCGGGTGGAAGCGTGAATTGCAGGAAGGACACCACCACGAGTCAGCCGCCGACGAACACGGCGTCACCTCGTTCGTCTTCGACGCCGACCGACCGTTCCATCCAGAGCGGATCGCTCGTCTCTTTGCCGATCTTCCCGACGGTATCGTTCGCGCAAAGGGCTTTTTCTGGTCCGCCGGTCGCGAAGACATCGCGATGGGGCTCGACAAAGCAGGCCAGTCGGTCCGGGCCGGTCCGAAAGGGACGTGGATCGCCACGCTCCCGAAGGCCCAACAGGAGCGCTACTTCGCCGCCCGCCCCGGAATCAAAGAGGACTGGGACGACCAGTGGGGCGACCGCGGATCAGAACTCGTGTTCATCGGCCGCGAATTCGATCAGGAGACACTAATCGAGCGACTGGAGGACTGTGTCCTCTCGGACGCAGAGATGGCCGAGGACTGGAACGAGTACTCGGACCCGTTCACCGCCGACGAACAGCGCGAACTCGCACTGGCCGACGACTGA
- a CDS encoding GTP-binding protein, giving the protein MAVDEQPPVTILSGGLGAGKTTLLNHLLTVGGEEYDIAVLVNDVGEVNVDADLIENGSELSIEDGGVTELSNGCICCGLQNELDQELRRLAFDEEFDYLVIEASGISDPVPIAQRFVSPARASALYDLDTTVTVVDAAQFHQAFVDGRPLKSTDDDARPLSDLLAEQVEFCDVLILNKCDLVSETEREAVERVVRTLHPGVEVVRTTESTVDPERVLGTGRFDRDEASNSARWKQALSPDHGDSTDVDSDEHHESQTEADDHSHEHGDDHDHSHDEAHDHRHPPEEFGVDSFVYERHRPFHPERFSEWLRSFPDSVVRAKGHLWVAGRERYALDLSQAGTQTHVEVNGRWAVTLPEFRCESYRESRSDLHWDEQWGDREVKLVFIGAGMDESSIVDTLDDCLVSETGMDENWEAFENPFPGTMEWSQSPMEQRLVVGDRS; this is encoded by the coding sequence ATGGCCGTCGACGAGCAACCCCCGGTCACGATCCTCAGTGGCGGACTCGGCGCCGGAAAGACGACCCTACTCAATCACCTCCTCACGGTTGGCGGCGAGGAGTACGATATCGCCGTTCTCGTCAACGACGTCGGCGAGGTGAACGTCGACGCCGACCTCATCGAGAATGGCTCCGAACTCTCGATCGAAGACGGCGGTGTCACGGAGCTGTCGAACGGCTGTATCTGCTGTGGGCTGCAGAACGAACTCGATCAGGAACTGAGACGTCTCGCGTTCGACGAGGAGTTCGACTATCTGGTCATCGAAGCCTCGGGTATCAGCGATCCAGTTCCCATCGCCCAGCGGTTCGTCTCGCCCGCGCGTGCGTCAGCACTGTACGATCTCGATACGACCGTCACGGTGGTCGACGCCGCACAGTTCCATCAGGCGTTCGTCGATGGCCGCCCACTCAAGTCGACAGACGACGACGCCCGACCGCTGTCGGACCTCCTCGCCGAGCAAGTCGAGTTCTGCGACGTGCTCATCCTCAACAAGTGCGATCTCGTTTCCGAGACAGAGCGCGAAGCGGTCGAACGCGTCGTCCGAACACTCCATCCCGGAGTAGAGGTCGTCCGAACGACCGAAAGCACCGTCGACCCGGAACGAGTTCTCGGAACGGGTCGATTCGATCGAGACGAGGCAAGTAACTCCGCCCGGTGGAAACAGGCACTCTCGCCCGATCACGGCGACAGCACAGACGTCGATTCGGACGAGCACCACGAGAGCCAGACGGAGGCGGACGACCACAGTCACGAACATGGCGACGACCACGACCACAGCCACGACGAAGCGCACGACCATCGTCACCCACCAGAGGAGTTCGGTGTCGACTCGTTCGTCTACGAGCGCCACCGGCCGTTCCATCCCGAACGCTTCAGCGAGTGGCTCCGTTCGTTCCCCGATTCCGTCGTCAGAGCCAAGGGCCACCTGTGGGTCGCTGGCCGCGAGCGCTACGCCCTCGACCTGAGCCAGGCGGGAACACAGACCCACGTCGAGGTCAACGGGCGGTGGGCAGTCACACTCCCCGAGTTCCGGTGTGAGTCCTATCGCGAATCGCGGTCGGACCTCCACTGGGACGAACAGTGGGGTGACCGCGAAGTGAAACTCGTCTTCATCGGGGCTGGGATGGACGAATCCAGCATCGTGGATACGCTCGACGACTGCCTCGTTTCGGAGACAGGGATGGACGAGAACTGGGAAGCGTTCGAGAATCCGTTCCCGGGGACGATGGAGTGGTCGCAGTCCCCGATGGAACAACGCCTCGTGGTAGGTGACCGATCGTGA
- a CDS encoding MogA/MoaB family molybdenum cofactor biosynthesis protein produces MIQNDRELPPVADRRTTDADGHDCIDPLGVAIVTVSSSRGDGVETTPPDPSGDAIASILVEAGHVVTSRRMVPDDYVGIKTTVSECLDRPDVDVVVTTGGTGVTVDDVTPNAVSELFDRELPGFGEAFRWLSWEEVRTRIVSTRATAGIARDVPVFVLPGSENAVELATAEIIAEEGPHLAGLATRHEVA; encoded by the coding sequence GTGATCCAGAATGACCGCGAACTTCCTCCAGTAGCGGACCGACGGACGACGGATGCCGACGGCCACGACTGTATCGACCCGCTAGGCGTGGCCATCGTAACCGTGTCCTCGTCCCGCGGAGATGGCGTCGAAACGACGCCACCCGATCCCAGTGGTGACGCCATTGCGAGTATCCTCGTCGAAGCGGGTCACGTCGTCACGTCACGCCGGATGGTTCCGGACGACTACGTCGGAATCAAGACCACAGTGAGCGAGTGCCTGGATCGGCCGGACGTCGACGTCGTCGTCACTACGGGCGGGACGGGCGTCACCGTCGACGACGTCACTCCGAACGCGGTGAGCGAGCTCTTCGACCGCGAACTGCCTGGCTTCGGCGAGGCGTTCAGATGGCTCTCGTGGGAGGAGGTACGGACGCGTATCGTCTCCACCCGTGCGACAGCGGGCATCGCCCGCGACGTTCCGGTGTTCGTGCTACCGGGAAGTGAGAACGCCGTCGAGCTCGCCACGGCGGAAATTATCGCCGAGGAAGGTCCGCATCTCGCTGGACTCGCAACCAGGCACGAGGTGGCGTAG
- a CDS encoding iron-sulfur cluster assembly scaffold protein — translation MQGSEVYQEVILDHYRNPRRWGELSPATVSHTGENASCGDELTFDLRLADDGETIEEVAFTGEGCAISIASASLLAEELPGMTLSKVRDLDRDDALDLLGIELTPMRVPCAVLAEKVVQDGVESYEDG, via the coding sequence ATGCAGGGTTCCGAAGTGTATCAGGAGGTAATCCTGGATCACTATCGGAACCCGCGACGGTGGGGCGAACTCTCGCCAGCTACCGTCTCCCACACTGGCGAGAATGCTTCCTGTGGCGACGAACTCACGTTCGACCTCAGACTCGCCGATGACGGCGAAACGATCGAAGAGGTCGCGTTTACTGGAGAGGGCTGTGCGATCAGCATTGCCAGCGCGAGCCTGCTTGCGGAGGAACTCCCGGGAATGACGCTCTCGAAAGTTCGTGACCTCGACCGTGATGATGCCCTCGACCTTCTGGGAATCGAGCTGACGCCGATGCGCGTCCCGTGTGCTGTGCTCGCGGAGAAAGTGGTTCAGGACGGCGTTGAAAGCTATGAGGATGGCTAA
- a CDS encoding ASCH domain-containing protein, translating into MTSIEANELLPAERIRRAAVAGDVTQLHRGDKHASEGDRFEIDDIVFEVTTVREERLGDLTDEDARAEGSPDLDAYKERIERTHDVTWDDDDTAVLHRFERVDQDG; encoded by the coding sequence ATGACCTCGATCGAAGCGAACGAACTGCTTCCGGCTGAACGGATTCGACGAGCGGCCGTCGCCGGAGACGTTACCCAACTGCATCGTGGCGACAAACACGCCTCCGAAGGTGACCGCTTCGAGATCGATGATATCGTCTTCGAAGTGACCACCGTACGAGAGGAGCGACTAGGGGACCTGACAGACGAGGACGCCCGAGCCGAAGGGTCACCGGATCTCGACGCATACAAGGAGCGGATCGAGCGGACCCACGACGTGACGTGGGACGACGACGATACTGCTGTCCTCCACCGATTCGAGAGAGTCGATCAAGACGGGTGA
- a CDS encoding metal ABC transporter substrate-binding protein, whose amino-acid sequence MSRYTRRRLIATGLGTTTIGALAGCTSSNDDSGATESAGPEAQSSFFVFGDLASQVAGDTATAETLVPIGQHGHGWEPGSKIQGTILESDLFLYGMEGFQPWADDLVTSLRDDDADVDIVAAGAGIDLIEGGHDHGHEEDHEEGHDEHEEHHGESAPWEWAGLYHLEAGTYTYTFHEGPDPKMQLAVIATEEGGDHGIHHVEETATTLYDDHDTHTPVEDVGTLTPSSEALYHLQFADSGETTFTLDTETEGHYVLFAQHAPAEFDATLTNGSGSAIDPEVTETAGGHGYEGDGEHEGEHDHESGEEHEDEHEGESEHEGEEGHNHDHSGGTDPHFWLDPERAKQAVDNIRSGFVDVDSDNASAYAENAESYRNRLDELDESFQSALEGASKDVVFVAGHNAFQYLGQRYGFEVQTLTGLSPDDQPTPKDIERAQEIIAEHDLQHVCADPLESQTAANQLVEETDATEVLPLTPIPGQTQEWADEDWGYVEIMENINLETLKQALDAA is encoded by the coding sequence ATGTCGCGATACACCCGACGACGACTCATCGCAACTGGACTCGGTACGACAACCATCGGCGCGCTCGCGGGCTGTACGTCGAGCAACGACGACTCCGGCGCGACGGAGAGCGCCGGGCCGGAAGCCCAGTCTTCGTTCTTCGTATTCGGGGACTTGGCCAGCCAGGTTGCAGGCGACACTGCGACCGCAGAGACGCTCGTCCCGATCGGTCAACACGGCCACGGGTGGGAACCAGGCTCCAAAATACAGGGAACGATCCTCGAATCGGATCTCTTCCTCTACGGGATGGAGGGGTTCCAGCCGTGGGCTGACGACCTCGTGACGAGTCTCCGTGACGACGACGCCGACGTCGACATCGTCGCTGCCGGTGCTGGTATCGACCTCATCGAAGGCGGACACGACCACGGTCACGAAGAAGACCACGAGGAAGGCCACGACGAACACGAAGAGCACCACGGCGAATCGGCCCCGTGGGAGTGGGCTGGTCTCTACCACCTCGAAGCTGGCACCTACACGTACACGTTCCACGAGGGCCCCGATCCGAAGATGCAGCTCGCCGTTATCGCAACCGAAGAGGGCGGCGACCACGGCATTCACCACGTCGAGGAGACCGCAACCACCCTCTACGACGACCACGACACGCACACGCCAGTAGAAGACGTCGGGACACTCACGCCGTCCAGCGAGGCGCTCTATCACCTCCAGTTCGCGGACTCCGGCGAGACGACGTTCACCCTCGACACCGAAACCGAGGGTCACTACGTCCTCTTCGCCCAGCACGCTCCCGCGGAGTTCGACGCGACGCTCACCAACGGCAGTGGGTCGGCCATCGACCCCGAAGTGACCGAGACTGCCGGCGGACACGGATACGAGGGCGATGGCGAACACGAAGGTGAACACGACCACGAGAGTGGGGAGGAACACGAAGACGAGCACGAGGGAGAAAGCGAACACGAAGGCGAGGAGGGACACAACCACGACCACTCCGGCGGAACGGACCCGCACTTCTGGCTAGACCCGGAGCGAGCGAAGCAGGCGGTCGACAACATCCGGAGCGGGTTCGTCGACGTCGACAGCGACAATGCCAGTGCCTACGCCGAGAACGCCGAGTCGTACCGTAATCGTCTGGACGAACTCGACGAGTCGTTCCAGTCCGCGCTTGAGGGCGCCTCGAAAGACGTCGTGTTCGTCGCTGGTCACAACGCCTTCCAGTATCTCGGCCAGCGCTACGGCTTCGAAGTACAGACACTGACGGGACTGTCACCGGACGACCAGCCGACGCCGAAGGACATCGAGCGGGCCCAGGAGATCATTGCCGAGCACGACCTCCAGCACGTCTGTGCGGATCCGCTCGAATCCCAGACCGCGGCGAACCAGCTCGTCGAAGAAACCGACGCCACCGAAGTCCTGCCGCTGACGCCGATTCCCGGACAGACCCAGGAGTGGGCCGACGAGGACTGGGGCTACGTCGAGATCATGGAAAACATCAATCTCGAGACGCTGAAGCAGGCCCTCGACGCAGCATGA
- a CDS encoding DUF7511 domain-containing protein, translated as MSDTASGDTEPEWDGNAEPGPSESPRSGLMALVVGPAERPACTIYPPDVAVPYRTTTWITAYGNSFVDLDDYR; from the coding sequence ATGAGCGACACCGCGTCTGGCGACACGGAACCGGAGTGGGACGGGAACGCCGAGCCCGGTCCGTCCGAGAGCCCTCGTTCGGGATTGATGGCACTGGTCGTCGGTCCGGCCGAACGACCAGCGTGTACGATCTATCCGCCGGACGTGGCCGTTCCGTATCGGACGACGACTTGGATTACGGCGTACGGGAACTCGTTCGTCGACCTCGACGACTACCGATGA